From Pseudoalteromonas piratica:
ATTCATTTAATGCGTTATCAACATGTTTAGGCATATTGCCTGTAAGCGTATGAATTTTTCTTCCTTGGGTTACTGACTTATATTTGTGCCACAGACTTTCGATACGCGTTTCTGCCTCGCGTTTAGTTTGGCACATAGTTAAAAAGTTTTGCTCAGTATGATTTTGAGGCTCTGCAAGCTGATGCTCGAGTTGAAATAATCGCTTACCAATGGCTGTTAACAATTCTGCTTCTTGAATTGTAAAGTGACCGCTACGGTTAAATCCTTGTGGAAAATTCAGGTCATCATAGAAATTGCTTGTTTTTACAAAACCATGTAATAAATCCATGTGATATTCTCATGTTGACAACTTTGCCCATTTTGGCGGAGTATGCGTGAATTGTGTTTGCTAAGTACAACAATAAAATTTTATCGTCACGATAAGAGATACTGTTTTGGATATTGAATTAATTAAAACCTTCATTGAAGTAAAGGATTGTCGCCATTTTGGTAAGGCTGCTGAAAATTTATATTTAACGCAAGCTGCTGTAAGTTCTAGAATTCGCCAACTTGAGCAGTATTTTGGCGTTGAATTGTTTGTACGCAATCGCAACAATATTCAATTAACCGCTGCAGGAGAGCGTTTTGTTTCACACGCTGAAGTGATGATGCAAACACTGCGCATGGCAAAACAAGATGTGGCGTTATCAGTTGAACAGGTTACGCAAATTTCAATTGCAGGTACGCCAAATACGTGGGACACCTATATTCATGACGCAATCTCAAAGATTTATGCGTCTCAACCGGATGTTAGCCTAGTCGCTGAAATATTAGCGCGAGAGCAAATAACCCGGCAGTTACTGGAACGTTCACTTGATATTGCAATCATTTTTGATCCTCCCAAAGCAGAGGAATTGAAAATTGAACTGTTGCATACATTCGCATTAATCCCAGTATCAACGTCAAGCGAGCCAATTGCCAGCCCAAGTGATGTAACCCGTTATATTCGTGTTGATTGGGGCACTAATTTCACCGCATGGCACGGTAAAGAGCTTAAGGGCATGGCAACACCATTAATGCGAACCAGTACGGCACGTATCGCACTAGATTTAATGTTGCAATGTGGCGGCACAGCCTATTTACCTGATGTATTAGTAGAGCCCTTTATTGAGCAAGGGTCGTTGCATCGATTAGATGCATTACCTGAGTTTAAGCGTGATGTGTATATTGCGTACCATAAAGAGAATGAGCATGCACAAAAACTGCATGCTATTCGTCGTATGTTAGGTAAAGAAGAACCTGAAGCACCCACTATAATTGTGCCTTAATCTTGATAAATATTGGGTAAATAGATTTCCATATTTGCGTCTGGGAATTTAGGCGCTTTAAAACCAAACTGCTGATAAAGCCCATGCGCATCTTTAGTAGCAAGGGTAAAACGTCTTAAACCTTGTAAATTTGGGTGT
This genomic window contains:
- the maoP gene encoding DUF413 domain-containing protein encodes the protein MDLLHGFVKTSNFYDDLNFPQGFNRSGHFTIQEAELLTAIGKRLFQLEHQLAEPQNHTEQNFLTMCQTKREAETRIESLWHKYKSVTQGRKIHTLTGNMPKHVDNALNELEGNY
- a CDS encoding LysR family transcriptional regulator: MDIELIKTFIEVKDCRHFGKAAENLYLTQAAVSSRIRQLEQYFGVELFVRNRNNIQLTAAGERFVSHAEVMMQTLRMAKQDVALSVEQVTQISIAGTPNTWDTYIHDAISKIYASQPDVSLVAEILAREQITRQLLERSLDIAIIFDPPKAEELKIELLHTFALIPVSTSSEPIASPSDVTRYIRVDWGTNFTAWHGKELKGMATPLMRTSTARIALDLMLQCGGTAYLPDVLVEPFIEQGSLHRLDALPEFKRDVYIAYHKENEHAQKLHAIRRMLGKEEPEAPTIIVP